Genomic segment of Terriglobales bacterium:
GCAGTTGCTCTCTTCTTCGAGGAGGATGTTCTTCCACGCAGGTGGGTGTTGACCTGCACGGCGCTGAACAGGCGGTTTGTGCTGTTCGATAGCCGGGTGACCGCGATGTCGAAGTAGTGCTCATCCACTTCGATGCCAATGCTGTTTCGGCCCCACGTCGCGGCAGCAACGCTTGTCGTGCCAGTACCAAGAAACGGGTCGAGCACGGTATCCCCGACGAAGCTGAACATCCTGACCAATCGTTCGGCGATTTCTAGGGGGAATGGTGCAGGATGATGTTTGGTGGACGCGCCGGTGACATCTGACCATATTTGCTGGAACCACTTCTGATGGTTGTCCGCAGAAATCAGGCTAAGGATGCGTGTGTTCACGGAGGGCTTCCGATACGCCCCCGGTTTCCGCTCCATAAGGATGTACTCCACATCGTTCTTGACGACGGCATTCGGTTCATAAGGCTTGCCGAGAAAGCCCGCAGACCCGTTCTCAACTTCGTGCTTAGCATTGGCGATCTTGTACCAGAGGATGGGGGCCAGATTGTCAAAGCCGATAGCGCGGCAGTGCTCTTGAATCGAAGCGTGGAGCGGCATGACCATGTGCCGCCCGCCACTGCTGCGGCGGGAGAGGCAAACATCTCCGACCACCACGATCAACCGTCCACCGGGAATAAGCGCCCGCCAGCACTCACGCCACACTTTGTCAAGTTCGAGCAGGAAGCGGTCGTAGTCTGCGACAAAACCAAGTTGTCCCTCGGACTTGCGGTACTCCTTAAGTGTCCAGTAAGGCGGTGACGTGACCACCAAATGCACGCTGTCTGATGGCAGCTCTGCGATACGGCGCCTCGCATCGGCGAGATGGAGGTCGTGAACGGTCGGAATGTGCGCGGCCGCAGCGTCAATCAGCGCCGTCAGACTCCGATCTTTGGCTATGCGCGGCAGGTCGGTCTGCGGGTTCGAAAGGTTCCGCAGTTCGCGGGGGATGAACTCGTCATGTCCGGCAATTGTCGAACTGACGTGGATGCTGTTTGCCGTGGTGCTTGCGGTCATCGTATACAGACTCTTTGTTCACTTTACCACTTTCTATCTGCCTGTAGGCCCCATCGATGATGAGAGGTTTCGCCGCTCCGGGCGGGAGAGCGCTAGCTGCTTCTGCCCGCATGGATCCCCAGGCTCCTTTTGCTCCCTTGCGCTCACCTCAGGGCAGGCTATTCGGGCTTGCCGGGCTCGGCTTGTGCGTGGATGTCCAAGCCAATCCTCCGGGTGTCATCGTGGACGTCGCCGGTGAGGGTGCGCCAGCCCTCGCGGTACCGTTCAAATTTTCCCCGGCTGTTCGCCACGGTTGGATACAGCCAGATGTTGCTACTTCGGATGTCCCACTCAGGGATCACATACCAGACATCCAGCGGCGCGACGTACGCCACCAGCACGTCATATGCCTTGCGCTTGCCCGGCGATCGCCTCCCGCCCAGAAGCCAGTACCTCTGTGCCGCCATTACCTTCCACGCCGACTTCACTTGCACCCGGAAGGTTCCTAGCCGGCTTTCTATGTGGAAATCGAACCCCTTGTTGTCGCCGTACGGCTTGCTGATCGCCAATCCCAATGCCTGGGCCTTGACCACGAAGATGGCCTCCGCCAGCTCGCCCTTCGCCTTGGCGTTGGCCCAGCGGGGAAAGCGGAGTTTGCGCGGTTGGGAGGGCATTGCTCATTCTCGCGCTTTTGGCGATGGCCGGCAGTGACCGGCGTCACGCTCGGGCTCACGCCCTCGTGTAGGTCGTGCCGCCCCGGAAGGGGTTCGGGACTGACTCCCGAACCTGGGCTGAAGCCCAGGCTACCGGTGCCGCCCCTGAAGGGGGCTTGGGAAAAACAAAGCGGCGCTGTTGAACCCCCCGCCTAAAGGCGGGGGCTTCCACCAAGGGGCTTCCACCAATAAGAAGCAGGTCCCTCGGGGCTAAAGCCCACTCGGGATGACACTCTTGTTCCCAGGAGCTTGTGCTATGGGGATCTATCAACCGTTGCGGGTGAATACTGTGCCGCGTGACCGCCATCACTGCCGAGGACTTCAACCAGCACTACCGTTTACTCAGCTTGGGAGCGAACTCGGGCCGGCCGCCAGGAGAGGCCGCCCATGCAAGCCACACTGTCCCATTACCGTGTACTGGAGCAAGTCGGGGCCGGCGGGATGGGTGTGGTGTATCGTGCGCACGATGAGCGCCTCGACCGCGACGTCGCTCTGAAGGTCCTCCCCGCCGGGGTCCTGGCTGACGAGGCCGCCCGCAAACGCTTCCGCAAAGAAGCCCTTGCTCTGTCCAAACTGAACCACCCCAACATCGCGACGGTCCACGATTTTGATACCCAGGACGGCACCGACTTCCTGGTCACCGAGTACATCCCTGGCCTGACCCTCGATTCCATGCTGGCGTCCGGCCCGCTGCCGCAGAAGGAGGTCGTGCGCCTCGGGATACAAATGGCCGAGGGACTGGCTGCGGCGCACGAGCAGGGCATCGTCCATCGTGACCTGAAGCCGGCGAACATCCGCGTGACTCCCGACGTGCGTCTCAAGATCCTTGATTTCGGGCTGGCCAGGATCCTGCACCCCGACCTCACCCCCACGGCGGTCACTGCCGACAGTCTCACGGAAACCAAGGCCGTCATTGGGACGCTGCCGTACATGTCGCCTGAGCAATTGCGCGGCCGGCCGGCGGATGCCCGCAGTGACGTCTGGGCCTTCGGGGTCGTCCTCTATGAGATGGCGGCAGGGGTGCGGCCCTTCCGGGGCGAGACCGGGTTTGAGTTGAGTTCCGCCATCCTGAGCCAGCCTCCGCCGCCGCTGCCCTCACAGGTGCCGATGGAGTTGCAGGCAGTGATCGGGCGCTGCCTGCAGCGGGAGCCGGCCCGGCGCTACCAGCGGGCGGGTGAGCTGCGGGCGGTGCTGGAGGCGATCCAGAGCGGCACCGTGGCCCCTTGGGCGTCCTTGCGATTGCGCCTGGCACGCCGGCTCTGGCTGGTGCTGTTCGCTGTCCTAGTGCTCATGGCCGCGGTGCTGGCGGGACTTGATGCCGGCGGCCTGCGCAGCCGCTTGTTGGGAAAGACCGCGACCCCGATGCGCACGATCAGGCTGGCCGTACTTCCGTTCGCGAACCTCACCGGCGACCCACAGCAGGAGTACCTGAGCGATGGCTTGACCCAGGAATTGATCGCGCAACTCGGGCGCTTGCATCCCGGGAGCCTCAGCGTCATCGCCCGCACCTCCGTCATGCGCTACAAGCAGACCGATAAGCCCGTGGATCTGATCGGCAGGGAGCTCGGAGTGGACTACATCCTGGAGGGCAGCGCGCGCCGGGAGGCGAGCCGAGTGCGCATCACCGCAGAGCTCATTCAGGTGCGCGATCAGACCCAGCTCTGGGCCGAGACTTACGAGCGCGAGTTGGCCGGCATCATGGCCCTGCAAAACGAAGTCGCGCGCAAGGTTGCCGGCTCGCTGACCATCACTTTACTTCCTGGCGAGCGAGCCCGCCTGGCGAATGTCCGCGTGGTCAACCCGGAGGCATACGAGGCGTATCTCCAGGGCCTGCACCACTTTTACAAACTGACGCCGGGCGATCTGGACAGTGCCCAGCAGTACTACGAGCTGGCGCTGCAGAAAGATCCGAATTTCGCCCTTGCCTATACAGGTCTCGCCTTGGTCTGGGCCGGCCGCAACCAAATGGGGATCATGTCACCGACGGAGGCCGCGCCGAAGGCGAACGCGGCCGCGCTGAAGGCGGTGGCGCTGGACGATACGCTCGCAGAAGCGCATTACGCACTTGCCGCCGTCAAGACCTGGCAGGTTTGGGACCTGCCGGGTGCGCAGCCGGAGTGGAAGCGGGCCATCGAGCTCAACCCGAATTTCCCGGACGCCCGGGCCTTCTACTCGCACTACCTGAGTATCATGGGGCGTCCGCAGGAGGCGGAGCCGCAGATCTTGCGTGCCTTGGAATTGGATCCGTTCAACGCTTTCTTTCAGAGTCTCTACGCAATGGATCTGCTGTACCTGCGCCGCTATGACGACGCCATCGCGCAGGCCCGCAAGGCCCTGCGCACGGCGCCCGATGCTCCCGTCGCCCATAACGCTCTGTGGATCGGTCTCTTCCTCAAGGGAATGTACAAAGAGGCTTTCCTGGAAGCGAAGGCGAACTTTCCCGGCGACCGTGAGCTCGAAGAGGCTTTCGATCGCGGCTATGCGGAAGGGGGTTACCCCCTCGCGATGCGGCGCGGTGCAGACCTACTGGCGGCGCGCTCGCGCAAGGCTTACGTCAGCCCCACGTTCGTGGCAGGACTGTATCTCGCCGCCGGCGACAAAGACCTCACCCTGCAATGGCTGGAAAAGGCCTTTGAAGTCCGTGAACCCAACCTGCCTTACATCGGTACGCCCGATTACGACAGTGTGCGGTCCGACCCCCGCTTCCAGGACCTCCTGCGGCGCATGAAGCTTCCGCGATAGCGTCCGGATTGCGACGCCCGGGGATGAGTAGATTCCCGAACCGGCAACGGGTCAGCCACTCTTCCCATATCGGCGCGGAGCAAATCTGTCGCCGCTCTGGCCCCTATCTTCCCCGGGCAAGCGGCTCAGTGAGTTGCAGCCCCTCCCCGCCGGCTCCGGCCCGGCACGGAAAATGCACTGGCGCTAGTGCCCCCTTCCCAAAATCACGGAGGGAGAGGCGCATGAACACCATCCTAGTTGCCGACGATGAAGACAGTCTGCGGCTGCTGATCCGCACCACCCTGGAGAACGCGGAGGTCACCATCCTGGAGGCCACGGATGGGATCGCGGCCCTGGAGGTGGCGCGGCGGGAGCTGCCCGACCTGATCCTGCTGGACTGGATGATGCCGGGCAAGACCGGGCTCCAGGTGGCGCGCGAGTTGCGCGCCGACCCGCGCACCGCCGCCATCGCCATTCTGATGCTGACCGCCATGGGCCAGGAGAAGGACCGCAAAGCGGGGCTGGCGGCGGGGGTGCAGGCCTTCCTGGTCAAGCCCTTCAGCCCGCTGGAGCTGCTGCAGCGGGTGCAGGAGGTGCTGAAGGTGGCCCAATTCTGCCGCGGGGAGCGGAATGAAAGCGCCGGCGAGCGAGATCGAAAAACGGCTTGAGGCGGTGCAGGCGCAACTGCACCTCTACGCCCGCGACCTGCACCAGGTGGTGCAGTCGGAGCACGACAAGAGCGCGCAGCTGCAGTCGGTGAACCGCCAGCTGCAGGCCTACGCCCGCGACTTCCGCACCTCGTTCCTGGCCGAGCAGCAGAAGGCGCGGGAGCTGGAGCGGGCCTACCACGACACCGTCCTGCGGCTGGTCAAGGCCATGCGCTACAAGGACGACGAGACCGGGGAGCACATCGTCCGCCTGAGTCACTGCTGCAAGCTGGTGGCGCTGCACCTGGGCTGGGAGCCCGGGGCGGCGCAGATGCTGTTCGACGCCTCCCCCATGCACGACGTGGGCAAGATCGGGGTCCCGGACGCCATCCTGCAGAAGGCGGGGCCGCTGAATCCCACCGAGTGGGAGATCGTGAAGCGGCATCCGGGGATCGGGGCCAGCCTGTTGCAAGGCTCGCCGTCGGCGCTGCTGGAGATGGCGCGGGCCATCGCCCTGGGGCACCACGAGCGCTGGGACGGCAGCGGCTATCCCAGCGGGGCGCGGGGAGAGGAGATCCCGGCGGCGGCGCGCATCGTCATGCTCAGCGACCAGTATGATGCGCTGCGCACCCGCCGGCCGTACAAGCCCGCCCGGCCGCACGCCGAGGCGGTGGAGGTGATCCTCAACGGGGACGGCCGTACCCTGCCGCAGCACTTCGATCCGGCGCTGCTGCAGGCGTTCCGCGAAATCCATCCCCGCCTGGAGGGAATCCATGCGCGATTTGCCGATTAGGGTTGTCAGCGAAGCGCAGCCGCCGGCGCATGAAGCGGAGTACCGCCGCCTGCTGGATGTGCTGGACGTGCTGCCCGCGTA
This window contains:
- a CDS encoding protein kinase — translated: MQATLSHYRVLEQVGAGGMGVVYRAHDERLDRDVALKVLPAGVLADEAARKRFRKEALALSKLNHPNIATVHDFDTQDGTDFLVTEYIPGLTLDSMLASGPLPQKEVVRLGIQMAEGLAAAHEQGIVHRDLKPANIRVTPDVRLKILDFGLARILHPDLTPTAVTADSLTETKAVIGTLPYMSPEQLRGRPADARSDVWAFGVVLYEMAAGVRPFRGETGFELSSAILSQPPPPLPSQVPMELQAVIGRCLQREPARRYQRAGELRAVLEAIQSGTVAPWASLRLRLARRLWLVLFAVLVLMAAVLAGLDAGGLRSRLLGKTATPMRTIRLAVLPFANLTGDPQQEYLSDGLTQELIAQLGRLHPGSLSVIARTSVMRYKQTDKPVDLIGRELGVDYILEGSARREASRVRITAELIQVRDQTQLWAETYERELAGIMALQNEVARKVAGSLTITLLPGERARLANVRVVNPEAYEAYLQGLHHFYKLTPGDLDSAQQYYELALQKDPNFALAYTGLALVWAGRNQMGIMSPTEAAPKANAAALKAVALDDTLAEAHYALAAVKTWQVWDLPGAQPEWKRAIELNPNFPDARAFYSHYLSIMGRPQEAEPQILRALELDPFNAFFQSLYAMDLLYLRRYDDAIAQARKALRTAPDAPVAHNALWIGLFLKGMYKEAFLEAKANFPGDRELEEAFDRGYAEGGYPLAMRRGADLLAARSRKAYVSPTFVAGLYLAAGDKDLTLQWLEKAFEVREPNLPYIGTPDYDSVRSDPRFQDLLRRMKLPR
- a CDS encoding site-specific DNA-methyltransferase; the protein is MTASTTANSIHVSSTIAGHDEFIPRELRNLSNPQTDLPRIAKDRSLTALIDAAAAHIPTVHDLHLADARRRIAELPSDSVHLVVTSPPYWTLKEYRKSEGQLGFVADYDRFLLELDKVWRECWRALIPGGRLIVVVGDVCLSRRSSGGRHMVMPLHASIQEHCRAIGFDNLAPILWYKIANAKHEVENGSAGFLGKPYEPNAVVKNDVEYILMERKPGAYRKPSVNTRILSLISADNHQKWFQQIWSDVTGASTKHHPAPFPLEIAERLVRMFSFVGDTVLDPFLGTGTTSVAAATWGRNSIGIEVDEHYFDIAVTRLSNSTNRLFSAVQVNTHLRGRTSSSKKRATAV
- a CDS encoding group I intron-associated PD-(D/E)XK endonuclease; protein product: MPSQPRKLRFPRWANAKAKGELAEAIFVVKAQALGLAISKPYGDNKGFDFHIESRLGTFRVQVKSAWKVMAAQRYWLLGGRRSPGKRKAYDVLVAYVAPLDVWYVIPEWDIRSSNIWLYPTVANSRGKFERYREGWRTLTGDVHDDTRRIGLDIHAQAEPGKPE
- a CDS encoding HD domain-containing phosphohydrolase, with amino-acid sequence MKAPASEIEKRLEAVQAQLHLYARDLHQVVQSEHDKSAQLQSVNRQLQAYARDFRTSFLAEQQKARELERAYHDTVLRLVKAMRYKDDETGEHIVRLSHCCKLVALHLGWEPGAAQMLFDASPMHDVGKIGVPDAILQKAGPLNPTEWEIVKRHPGIGASLLQGSPSALLEMARAIALGHHERWDGSGYPSGARGEEIPAAARIVMLSDQYDALRTRRPYKPARPHAEAVEVILNGDGRTLPQHFDPALLQAFREIHPRLEGIHARFAD
- a CDS encoding response regulator — protein: MNTILVADDEDSLRLLIRTTLENAEVTILEATDGIAALEVARRELPDLILLDWMMPGKTGLQVARELRADPRTAAIAILMLTAMGQEKDRKAGLAAGVQAFLVKPFSPLELLQRVQEVLKVAQFCRGERNESAGERDRKTA